In Zingiber officinale cultivar Zhangliang chromosome 1A, Zo_v1.1, whole genome shotgun sequence, a genomic segment contains:
- the LOC122032462 gene encoding uncharacterized protein LOC122032462 has translation MALEWVVLGYAAGAEAIMLLFLTLPGLDVLRRGLVAVVRSALKPLLAVVPFCLFLLADIYWKYEMRPTCEEEHACTPSEHVRHQKSIIKSQRNALLIGSALLLYWLLFSVTGLLVRINQLNQRIDKLKRSE, from the coding sequence ATGGCTCTGGAGTGGGTGGTTCTGGGCTATGCGGCCGGCGCGGAGGCCATCATGCTTCTGTTCCTTACGCTTCCGGGCCTCGACGTCCTCCGCCGAGGGCTCGTCGCCGTCGTCCGCAGCGCCCTGAAGCCGCTCCTCGCGGTGGTGCCCTTCTGTCTCTTCCTCCTCGCCGACATCTACTGGAAGTACGAGATGCGGCCGACCTGCGAGGAGGAGCACGCCTGCACCCCTTCCGAGCACGTCCGCCACCAGAAGTCCATCATCAAGAGCCAGCGCAATGCCCTCCTCATCGGCTCCGCGCTCCTCCTCTACTGGCTCCTCTTCTCCGTCACCGGGCTTTTGGTCCGCATCAACCAGCTCAACCAGCGCATCGACAAGCTCAAACGCTCCGAATGA
- the LOC122032453 gene encoding putative serine/threonine-protein kinase — translation MATRSKKFFSGIVKRFFGDRRHKDGKKEKEDLAAIAATEQRVFRYETLVAATSNFSPKHKLGEGGFGLVYKGRLEDGREVAVKRLGRGSRQGAREFENEALLLSRVQHKNVVNLYGYCAHGDDKLLVYEYVPNESLDKLLFSRGEEGVDRRKRKAELDWARRYKVILGVARGLLYLHESAQTTIIHRDIKASNILLDGRWTPKIADFGMARLFPEDQTHVNTRVAGTNGYMAPEYVMHGVLSVKADVFSFGVLLLELVAGRKNSTFASLPDPDVGSLLEWAWKLYKKGQSVELLDPALSPAISVAEAEQVAMCVQLALLCTQADPKQRPDMNRVFVVLSKITTTTTTTTTTTLVLEEPIAPGLPGRRYRRRSHGLTTTYTRGSAAAAPTNTAGESSSASSATTSTTSTTTTSAARSSTTRVASHP, via the exons ATGGCCACGAGAAGCAAGAAGTTCTTCAGCGGCATCGTGAAGCGCTTCTTCGGAGATCGCCGCCACAAAG acgggaagaaggagaaggaggacTTGGCGGCGATCGCGGCGACGGAGCAAAGGGTGTTCCGGTACGAGACGCTGGTGGCGGCCACCAGCAACTTCAGCCCCAAGCACAAGCTTGGCGAAGGGGGATTCGGTCTAGTCTACAAG GGGCGGCTCGAGGACGGGCGGGAGGTGGCGGTGAAGCGGCTGGGGCGGGGGTCGCGGCAGGGCGCGAGGGAGTTCGAGAACGAAGCGCTGCTGTTGTCTCGGGTGCAGCACAAGAACGTGGTGAACCTCTACGGCTACTGCGCCCATGGCGACGACAAGCTCCTCGTCTACGAGTATGTCCCCAACGAGAGCCTCGACAAGCTCCTCTTCTCCC GGGGAGAAGAGGGGGTTGATCGGAGGAAGAGGAAGGCGGAGCTGGACTGGGCCCGGCGGTACAAGGTAATCCTTGGGGTGGCGCGAGGGCTGCTTTACCTCCACGAGTCGGCGCAAACCACTATCATCCACCGCGACATCAAGGCCAGCAACATCCTGCTCGACGGCCGGTGGACGCCCAAGATCGCTGACTTCGGCATGGCTCGGCTGTTCCCGGAGGACCAGACCCACGTCAACACCCGCGTCGCCGGCACCAACGGCTACATGGCCCCCGAGTACGTCATGCACGGCGTCCTCTCCGTCAAGGCTGATGTCTTCAGCTTTGGCGTGCTCCTCCTCGAGCTCGTCGCCGGCCGCAAGAACTCTACCTTCGCCTCCCTCCCCGACCCCGACGTCGGCAGCCTCCTTGAATGG GCATGGAAGCTTTACAAGAAGGGGCAGAGCGTGGAGCTGTTGGATCCGGCCCTGTCGCCGGCGATCAGCGTCGCAGAAGCGGAGCAGGTAGCGATGTGCGTTCAGCTAGCTCTCCTCTGCACCCAGGCCGACCCGAAGCAGCGTCCCGACATGAATCGCGTCTTCGTCGTGCTGTCAAAAATTACCAccacgacgacgacgacgacgacgacgacgttGGTGTTGGAGGAGCCAATCGCGCCCGGACTTCCCGGACGCAGGTACCGAAGGAGATCCCACGGACTCACCACCACCTACACCCGGGGATCCGCCGCCGCAGCACCCACCAATACAGCCGGCGAATCTTCCTCCGCCTCCTCCGCCACCACCTCCACCACTAGCACTACAACCACCAGCGCCGCTCGTTCGAGCACGACGCGCGTTGCATCGCATCCGTAG
- the LOC122032471 gene encoding NADH-ubiquinone oxidoreductase 20.9 kDa subunit-like, whose translation MNIDITAGAKPEYPVIDRNPPFTKTVANFNTLDYLRLSTITAVSVTVGYLSGIKPNVRGPSMVTGGIIGLMGGFMYAYQNSVGRLMGFFPNEAEVARYKKA comes from the exons ATGAACATCGACATCACTGCTGGGGCGAAGCCGGAATACCCGGTGATAGACCGCAACCCGCCCTTCACCAAGACCGTCGCCAACTTCAACACCCTCGATTACCTCCGCCTCTCCACAATCACCGCCGTCTCCGTCACCGTTGGCTACCTATCCG GGATCAAGCCCAACGTCCGCGGACCTTCCATGGTGACCGGAGGCATCATCGGGCTTATGGGTGGTTTCATGTATGCATACCAGAACTCTGTCGGCCGACTCATGGGTTTCTTCCCCAACGAGGCTGAGGTGGCCCGCTATAAGAAGGCGTAG
- the LOC122009820 gene encoding RING-H2 finger protein ATL46-like encodes MGVPWPAYTLSVLLCAEEELLTALSASMSLMPPIDELRLLPVYRHAFHLACIDMWLLSNSTCPFVVTPFFLRDLPMNTLHSIKNNRTKDDEEATGDPHISAVKETAIEKGFLVRSASSSTWEIDTEMVRAPPMATLASKL; translated from the coding sequence ATGGGTGTGCCATGGCCAGCATACACGCTCTCGGTGCTCCTCTGCGCCGAGGAGGAGCTTTTGACGGCACTATCTGCCTCTATGAGTTTGATGCCGCCAATCGATGAGCTTCGCTTGCTACCCGTCTACAGACACGCCTTCCACCTCGCCTGCATTGACATGTGGTTGCTCTCCAACTCGACCTGCCCCTTTGTCGTGACTCCCTTTTTCCTTAGAGATCTTCCAATGAACACATTGCATTCAATTAAAAACAACCGAACCAAAGATGACGAGGAGGCCACTGGAGATCCCCACATTTCCGCCGTCAAAGAAACTGCTATCGAGAAGGGGTTCCTGGTGAGGTCAGCAAGTTCATCAACTTGGGAGATAGACACAGAGATGGTGAGGGCACCACCAATGGCGACTCTAGCGTCAAAATTGTGA